From Virgibacillus ihumii, the proteins below share one genomic window:
- a CDS encoding rhodanese-like domain-containing protein produces the protein MKSVKTNELEEIIKSKRDVNVIDVREDDEVAQGKIPGAKHVPLGEVPDRINEINKNKHYYMICRSGGRSGKACEFLENQGFDVTNVDGGMLAWTEEIEK, from the coding sequence TTGAAATCAGTAAAGACGAACGAACTGGAAGAAATAATCAAAAGTAAAAGGGATGTAAATGTTATTGATGTACGCGAAGATGATGAAGTGGCACAAGGGAAAATACCGGGTGCGAAACACGTTCCGCTTGGTGAGGTGCCGGACCGTATTAATGAAATAAACAAAAACAAACACTATTATATGATTTGCCGTTCAGGCGGCCGAAGTGGCAAAGCATGTGAATTTCTTGAAAATCAGGGGTTTGACGTAACTAATGTTGATGGCGGTATGCTCGCATGGACAGAGGAAATTGAAAAATAA
- a CDS encoding TetR/AcrR family transcriptional regulator — protein sequence MRDKTDQILNAAIKVFISKGFLQSTTQEIAKEAEVAEVTLYRKFSTKQNLFEIVVKKALENEFHAKVMKFAEEPGTTEFFKRILDDRFTALSRNHMLAKTLLAESFMGHLADEINFPVIIFNGLKKGLDIHFARFENKPDTNLLARQIGGILLGSLTFPPEVPYYKQSKQQKEELLNVQVHALEIFIPR from the coding sequence ATGCGAGATAAAACGGATCAAATTTTGAATGCGGCAATCAAGGTGTTCATTTCAAAAGGGTTCCTACAGTCCACCACTCAGGAAATCGCAAAGGAAGCCGAAGTGGCCGAGGTAACACTTTACCGCAAATTTTCCACAAAGCAGAACCTTTTTGAGATTGTGGTGAAAAAAGCACTCGAGAATGAATTTCATGCCAAAGTCATGAAGTTTGCAGAAGAACCGGGAACAACGGAATTTTTCAAACGCATTCTGGATGACCGATTTACAGCTTTGTCAAGAAACCATATGCTTGCAAAGACACTGCTTGCTGAAAGTTTTATGGGACATTTAGCTGACGAGATTAATTTTCCCGTTATTATTTTTAATGGACTCAAAAAAGGATTGGATATACACTTTGCCAGATTTGAAAATAAACCTGACACAAACCTTCTTGCAAGGCAAATAGGGGGTATTCTTCTTGGGAGCCTGACATTCCCGCCGGAAGTGCCTTATTATAAGCAGTCCAAGCAGCAAAAGGAAGAACTGTTAAACGTACAAGTGCATGCTTTGGAAATCTTTATACCCCGATGA
- a CDS encoding peroxiredoxin family protein, which yields MKKAILILVVLGMFGWAVYDFTSTTDETVVEEKTGSSGGKITSPPPAGEKGDVKKTDEVGISVGQIAPDFKLRTLEGKTVRLSDYRGERVIVNFWATWCPPCRAEIPDFQKLYEKKDVEILAVNLTSTEKSKEGVRKFVKEFGMTFPVLMDVNSDVAETYQVRAYPTSYMIDSSGHIQFKALGAMNYDLMIQELAKVE from the coding sequence ATGAAAAAGGCGATTCTTATCCTTGTTGTACTGGGAATGTTTGGATGGGCTGTTTATGATTTTACAAGTACAACTGATGAAACAGTTGTTGAGGAAAAAACCGGTTCAAGTGGAGGCAAAATCACCTCACCACCGCCTGCCGGGGAAAAGGGAGATGTCAAAAAGACGGATGAGGTGGGGATTTCAGTCGGACAAATTGCCCCGGACTTTAAATTAAGGACGCTCGAAGGAAAAACAGTGCGCTTGTCAGATTACCGGGGCGAACGTGTTATCGTCAATTTTTGGGCCACATGGTGTCCCCCTTGCAGAGCGGAAATTCCTGATTTTCAAAAGCTATATGAGAAGAAGGATGTGGAAATATTAGCGGTTAATCTAACATCAACGGAAAAAAGCAAAGAAGGTGTCCGTAAGTTTGTAAAAGAATTTGGAATGACTTTTCCTGTTCTGATGGATGTAAATTCCGATGTTGCGGAAACGTATCAGGTACGAGCATACCCGACTTCGTATATGATTGATTCCAGTGGCCATATACAATTCAAGGCATTGGGTGCAATGAATTATGACCTTATGATTCAGGAATTGGCAAAGGTTGAGTAG
- a CDS encoding DsrE/DsrF/DrsH-like family protein — protein sequence MENNNTRVAIIAANGGMFDAYKVFNIATAAAASDKEVGIFFTFEGLNLIHKEAHKNLAMPEGKEHFKEGFEKTNVPSISELLEMAQEMGVKMIGCQMTMDVMNLEKEDFVKGIEVGGAASFIEFAKDADISLTF from the coding sequence ATGGAAAACAATAACACACGCGTAGCAATAATAGCAGCAAATGGTGGTATGTTCGATGCCTATAAAGTATTTAACATTGCGACAGCAGCCGCCGCATCGGATAAAGAGGTAGGGATATTCTTCACATTTGAAGGACTCAACTTGATTCATAAGGAGGCTCACAAAAACCTGGCGATGCCGGAAGGGAAAGAGCACTTCAAAGAAGGCTTTGAAAAAACGAACGTTCCATCCATCAGTGAGTTGTTGGAAATGGCTCAGGAAATGGGTGTCAAAATGATTGGATGTCAAATGACAATGGATGTTATGAATCTGGAAAAAGAAGATTTTGTGAAAGGAATTGAAGTCGGCGGGGCAGCTTCATTCATTGAGTTTGCCAAAGATGCCGATATTTCACTGACATTTTAA
- a CDS encoding MMPL family transporter, with protein MPEEQLKLFINEERDRSVINVGIKHLEAEELQTFITETKEYVADNKPDDISATITGKAVVDVEMVTALTTGRYKMTLLGMGLVFLVLLLIYRHPIKAFIPLLPIVFIVGWSGGVMYLFNIDYTPLTATLGALIIGIGTEFTILIMERFYEERQKGSKRQEAIITANEKMGKAIFASALTTIGGFSALLISDFVILSNFGMMTLVNISFALLSTIIVLPAILVILDRFVRTKSDEGTEIVTG; from the coding sequence ATGCCGGAAGAACAATTAAAACTATTTATAAACGAAGAGAGAGACAGATCTGTTATAAATGTCGGTATCAAGCACCTGGAAGCGGAGGAACTGCAGACTTTTATCACGGAAACAAAAGAATATGTTGCAGATAATAAGCCAGATGATATCAGTGCGACAATAACCGGTAAGGCGGTTGTAGATGTGGAAATGGTAACAGCACTGACGACAGGCAGATATAAAATGACCTTGTTGGGTATGGGTCTTGTTTTTCTCGTCTTATTACTGATTTACCGGCACCCGATAAAGGCTTTCATTCCCCTGCTGCCAATTGTGTTTATAGTTGGCTGGTCAGGCGGGGTTATGTACTTGTTTAATATTGATTACACTCCTTTAACAGCAACACTCGGCGCGCTGATTATCGGTATTGGAACAGAATTTACGATCCTGATAATGGAGCGGTTTTACGAGGAACGCCAAAAAGGTTCAAAAAGACAGGAAGCAATTATAACAGCCAATGAAAAAATGGGTAAAGCTATATTTGCTTCGGCCCTCACAACAATTGGCGGATTCAGTGCTTTGCTTATATCTGATTTCGTGATTTTAAGCAATTTTGGTATGATGACATTAGTGAATATTTCCTTTGCCCTTTTGAGTACGATCATTGTCCTGCCCGCAATATTGGTAATTCTTGACCGGTTTGTGCGTACAAAAAGTGATGAAGGAACAGAAATTGTAACGGGGTGA
- a CDS encoding sulfurtransferase TusA family protein, with product MEAVKVLDAKGMACPMPVVKTKKAIEDIESGEILEVHATDKGAKSDLTAWTNSGGHELVDQTEENDVLKFWIKKA from the coding sequence ATGGAAGCAGTAAAAGTATTGGATGCAAAAGGAATGGCATGTCCTATGCCGGTAGTAAAAACGAAAAAGGCAATCGAAGACATTGAATCGGGTGAAATTCTGGAGGTTCATGCGACAGACAAAGGTGCAAAAAGTGATTTAACAGCTTGGACTAATTCAGGTGGTCACGAGCTGGTGGATCAAACTGAAGAAAATGACGTACTGAAGTTCTGGATTAAGAAAGCCTAA
- a CDS encoding MBL fold metallo-hydrolase, translating into MTKSITTDELAKRVVNREETLILDVRNTDEFDDWKIEGDSVEIINEPYFNLLDGVDAIADKISKDQEVIVVCAKGGSSKMVRDLLEEEGFTHAYDLEGGMKAWSEHLEPVKIADLNDDGSLYQFVRLGKGCLSYMIVSDKKTAVVDANRMTGIYERFAEEKGVSIEHTIDTHLHADHISGGRQLAENTGGTYHLPDKDAEEVTFDYASLEEGTDITVGNTTIQVQPIYSPGHTIGSTSLIIDNKYLLTGDILFVKSIGRPDLAGKAEDWVGDLRETLYSRYKELSDDLIVLPAHYSFVDELGNDGSVKARLGDLYQRNSGLQVEDAQEFRKMVTENLPPQPNEHDNIRQTNMGKMNPEAEKQREMEIGPNRCAVHG; encoded by the coding sequence ATGACAAAGAGTATTACGACTGATGAACTTGCAAAACGGGTTGTCAACCGTGAGGAGACTCTCATCCTGGATGTTCGGAATACGGATGAGTTTGATGATTGGAAGATCGAAGGGGACAGCGTTGAAATAATCAATGAACCTTATTTCAACCTGCTCGATGGCGTTGACGCTATAGCAGATAAAATTAGTAAAGATCAGGAAGTAATTGTGGTTTGTGCCAAAGGGGGCTCATCGAAAATGGTGAGAGACCTTTTGGAAGAAGAAGGTTTTACACATGCTTATGACCTGGAAGGCGGCATGAAAGCCTGGAGTGAACATTTGGAGCCTGTCAAAATAGCAGACTTGAATGACGACGGAAGTTTGTACCAGTTTGTACGCTTGGGAAAAGGCTGCTTGTCATATATGATCGTTTCCGACAAAAAAACAGCGGTTGTTGATGCTAATCGTATGACAGGTATTTATGAACGTTTTGCTGAAGAAAAAGGTGTATCGATTGAGCATACGATTGATACGCATCTTCACGCTGACCATATTTCGGGTGGACGTCAACTCGCTGAAAATACCGGAGGCACGTATCATTTACCGGATAAAGATGCGGAAGAAGTAACATTTGATTATGCATCATTGGAAGAAGGAACAGATATTACTGTCGGCAACACAACTATTCAGGTACAGCCGATCTATTCACCGGGACACACAATTGGAAGCACATCGTTGATTATTGATAACAAATACCTGCTGACCGGAGATATTCTATTTGTGAAATCAATTGGCCGCCCTGATTTGGCTGGAAAGGCTGAAGATTGGGTCGGAGATTTGCGGGAAACGTTATACAGCCGTTATAAAGAACTGTCTGACGATCTGATTGTATTGCCTGCTCACTATTCATTTGTGGATGAACTTGGAAATGACGGAAGTGTCAAGGCACGGCTTGGTGATTTGTATCAGCGTAATTCAGGTCTGCAGGTGGAAGATGCACAGGAGTTCCGGAAAATGGTAACGGAGAACCTGCCGCCGCAGCCAAACGAGCACGATAATATTCGTCAGACCAATATGGGTAAAATGAACCCGGAAGCTGAAAAACAGCGCGAAATGGAGATTGGCCCGAATCGTTGTGCAGTACACGGTTAA
- a CDS encoding DsrE/DsrF/DrsH-like family protein — translation MQDKKKTTIVLFSGDYDKAMAAYIIANGAAAYDHEVTIFHTFWGLNALRKDSEVSVKKNFLEKMFGKLMPRGTDKMGISKMNYLGMGPKMIKRVMKKHNAMPLPQLVDMAQEQDVKLIACTMTMDLLGLQKEELLDEIDYGGVAAYIGEAEEGNISLFI, via the coding sequence ATGCAGGATAAAAAGAAAACAACAATTGTTTTGTTCAGTGGTGATTATGATAAAGCGATGGCTGCATATATCATCGCAAATGGCGCGGCGGCCTATGACCATGAGGTGACTATATTTCACACGTTCTGGGGATTAAATGCGCTCCGAAAAGATAGTGAGGTTTCCGTAAAAAAGAATTTTCTTGAAAAAATGTTTGGAAAACTCATGCCGCGTGGTACAGATAAAATGGGCATATCCAAAATGAATTATTTGGGAATGGGACCAAAAATGATTAAACGTGTTATGAAAAAGCACAATGCAATGCCTCTCCCCCAGTTGGTGGATATGGCTCAGGAACAGGATGTTAAACTGATTGCGTGTACCATGACAATGGATTTGCTCGGTCTTCAAAAAGAAGAACTTCTGGATGAAATTGATTACGGCGGTGTTGCAGCTTATATTGGTGAAGCAGAAGAAGGCAATATCAGCCTATTTATTTAA
- a CDS encoding sulfurtransferase TusA family protein: protein MGITANETVDAKGFACPMPIVKTKKAISDLAPGEVMEVQATDKGSTADIKAWAESTGHQYLGTVEEDDVLKHYLRKASDDEVKNEANYDDVLELRKLREKVDGQEDVTILDVREQAEYAFNHIPGAINIPLGELENRMNEINDDKEIHVICRTGSRSDLAAQKLSQKGFKIVKNVVPGMAEWDGPTEKSTN from the coding sequence ATGGGAATTACAGCAAATGAAACAGTGGATGCAAAGGGGTTTGCTTGCCCAATGCCAATTGTTAAAACAAAAAAAGCTATTTCTGATTTAGCTCCAGGGGAGGTAATGGAAGTGCAGGCAACCGATAAAGGATCTACAGCCGATATTAAGGCCTGGGCGGAAAGTACAGGTCACCAGTACCTGGGCACTGTTGAAGAAGATGACGTGCTGAAGCATTATTTGCGCAAAGCAAGTGATGATGAGGTAAAAAATGAAGCAAACTATGATGATGTGCTTGAATTGCGGAAATTGCGGGAAAAAGTTGATGGACAGGAAGATGTAACGATTCTTGATGTTCGTGAACAAGCAGAATATGCATTTAATCATATTCCGGGCGCAATCAATATTCCGCTTGGGGAATTGGAAAACCGAATGAATGAAATAAATGATGACAAAGAGATTCATGTTATTTGCCGTACGGGGAGCCGAAGCGACCTTGCAGCCCAAAAGCTATCACAAAAAGGTTTCAAAATCGTAAAAAATGTGGTGCCGGGCATGGCTGAATGGGATGGCCCAACGGAAAAATCCACAAACTAA
- a CDS encoding cupin domain-containing protein, with product MSQYEYPYSYSPICNCGRVPFNWSAANEFYANQHWPYADPRSFTGPLMQDHGKEPFVLNIDQAAKQNNTFRTAIWTGDNLQVTLMSIGVGEDIGLEVHPDVDQFLRVEAGQGVVQMGDRKDNLYFQDIVFDDYAIMVPAGVWHNLINTGRTPLKLYTIYAPPEHPFGTVHRTKAEAMAAEED from the coding sequence ATGTCTCAGTATGAATATCCTTATTCCTACTCGCCAATTTGTAATTGTGGCAGGGTACCGTTTAACTGGAGTGCAGCAAATGAATTTTATGCAAACCAACATTGGCCATACGCAGACCCCCGCAGCTTTACGGGTCCCTTGATGCAAGATCATGGAAAAGAACCATTTGTACTGAATATAGATCAGGCTGCCAAGCAAAACAATACTTTTCGTACAGCCATATGGACAGGAGATAATTTGCAGGTTACATTGATGAGTATTGGAGTTGGGGAAGATATAGGTTTAGAAGTACATCCTGATGTGGATCAATTTTTACGTGTTGAGGCAGGGCAAGGAGTCGTTCAAATGGGAGATAGGAAAGATAATTTATATTTTCAGGATATAGTTTTTGATGATTATGCAATCATGGTACCTGCCGGAGTATGGCACAATCTGATTAATACGGGTCGTACACCGCTTAAACTTTACACAATCTATGCCCCGCCTGAACATCCGTTTGGTACTGTTCATCGTACAAAAGCAGAGGCAATGGCCGCTGAGGAAGATTAA